GGTAGCCTCGTCCGGAAACGGGGGCTGGGGAGCCCCCGAGCGAGACGGCAGAATGGAGAGCTATCGCGTCAACGGGCACGTCAACCGAGGACACCTGGACACTTTAGATTACACGCCACAGCATATATCGGACGCTAGCACAACGTTCGATCCCCCGGCTTCGATCGGGTACGACCGGTTCGATGCCGCTGCGAACGCCGACGGCCTCGAGGTTCGTGTCGTCACCGACGAGTTGCCGTACGCGGTCGTGCTGTTCGACGAGGCGGGGATCGGGCTGTTCGGGTACGAGGGGGGCATCCTTGTCGGGGCTATCTTCAGCGACGATCCGGACGTGATGTCGTGGGGCGAGTGCGTGTTCAGGCGGACGCTTTGGCGCTCGGAGA
The genomic region above belongs to Natronomonas moolapensis 8.8.11 and contains:
- a CDS encoding transcriptional regulator FilR1 domain-containing protein, which produces MESYRVNGHVNRGHLDTLDYTPQHISDASTTFDPPASIGYDRFDAAANADGLEVRVVTDELPYAVVLFDEAGIGLFGYEGGILVGAIFSDDPDVMSWGECVFRRTLWRSEKI